From Amycolatopsis sp. cg9, one genomic window encodes:
- a CDS encoding ABC transporter permease, producing the protein MVSVQAPPRRAGLLLRVLPPGLYAGRARMLVERSVMVYRGNWLIFLSGAAEPFLYLLAFQLGFGRLVTEVPGPDGHPMSYVAFVAPALLATSAMNGAVFESTYNLFFKLRYAKLYDAMLATPIGPLDVALGEIGWAITRGGLYAVAFLAIAAAMGLLASWWALLMVPAALLVGLAFSAIGMALVTFLRSTSQFDYIQLGLTPMFLFATTFFPLSVYPEPLQWVVRCLPLYHAIELMRGLATGLLSGSMLVNLAYLLILGGVGLWASTRRIAKLLLT; encoded by the coding sequence ATGGTGAGCGTCCAGGCCCCACCGCGGCGCGCGGGACTGCTGCTGCGGGTGCTGCCACCCGGGCTGTACGCCGGCCGCGCGCGCATGCTCGTCGAGCGCTCGGTCATGGTGTACCGCGGCAACTGGCTGATCTTCCTGTCCGGCGCCGCCGAGCCGTTCCTGTACCTGCTGGCGTTCCAGCTCGGCTTCGGCCGGCTGGTCACCGAGGTGCCCGGCCCGGACGGGCACCCGATGAGCTACGTCGCGTTCGTGGCCCCGGCCCTGCTGGCGACCTCGGCGATGAACGGCGCGGTCTTCGAATCGACGTACAACCTGTTCTTCAAGCTGCGCTACGCGAAGCTGTACGACGCGATGCTCGCCACCCCGATCGGCCCCCTCGACGTGGCCCTCGGCGAAATCGGCTGGGCGATCACCCGCGGCGGCCTGTACGCGGTGGCGTTCCTGGCCATCGCGGCGGCGATGGGCCTGCTGGCGTCGTGGTGGGCCCTCCTGATGGTCCCGGCGGCGCTCCTGGTCGGCCTGGCCTTCTCGGCGATCGGCATGGCACTGGTGACGTTCCTGCGCTCGACCTCCCAGTTCGACTACATCCAGCTGGGCCTGACCCCGATGTTCCTGTTCGCGACGACGTTCTTCCCGCTGTCGGTGTACCCGGAGCCGCTGCAGTGGGTGGTCCGCTGCCTCCCGCTCTACCACGCGATCGAGCTGATGCGCGGCTTGGCGACGGGCCTGCTGTCGGGGTCGATGCTGGTCAACCTGGCGTACCTGCTGATCCTGGGAGGAGTGGGCCTCTGGGCGTCGACCCGCCGCATCGCCAAGCTGCTCCTGACGTGA